One window from the genome of Bacteroidales bacterium encodes:
- a CDS encoding molybdenum cofactor guanylyltransferase translates to MASIKKFKNITLIILAGGKSSRMGTDKALLKFQGKTFVQILYDNLNGICKEVIISSNNRKVKVSGAKTIPDEIANIGPTGGLYTCLKQIKTDYAFVVTVDTPFVSVDLLSEIYSKIAGYDVVIIEQNNKIHPLIGVYHKNIIKLLETEIEEKKYKVMKVVEKTKHRIISVSGKYKGELFNINSRKDFDKLNT, encoded by the coding sequence TTGGCATCAATAAAAAAGTTTAAGAACATAACATTAATAATTCTTGCCGGGGGAAAAAGCTCCCGAATGGGAACAGATAAAGCTTTGCTTAAGTTTCAGGGAAAAACTTTTGTTCAAATTCTTTATGATAATTTAAACGGAATTTGCAAAGAGGTTATTATAAGTTCAAATAACCGAAAAGTTAAAGTGAGCGGAGCAAAAACAATTCCTGATGAAATTGCGAATATCGGTCCGACCGGCGGACTTTATACCTGCCTGAAACAAATAAAAACAGATTATGCATTTGTCGTAACGGTTGACACTCCTTTTGTTTCTGTCGATTTGCTTTCCGAAATTTATTCGAAAATTGCCGGTTATGATGTCGTTATTATTGAGCAGAATAACAAAATTCATCCTTTAATCGGTGTTTATCACAAAAATATAATTAAGCTTTTGGAAACGGAAATTGAAGAAAAAAAATATAAAGTAATGAAGGTGGTTGAAAAAACTAAACACAGAATTATTTCTGTAAGCGGAAAATATAAAGGTGAACTTTTTAATATTAATAGCCGCAAAGATTTTGACAAACTTAATACCTAA
- a CDS encoding DUF1987 domain-containing protein — translation MFPDKIEIKGNQDTPGVIFDKDNNVFLMTGRSFPADADSFYQPLLKWLEDFNKAGLTKAVEFEVKLEYFNTASAKMLLDIFFKLEDISEAGFDIEILWYYLEDDEDMEEAGEEFNDIVEINFELIEYDTIE, via the coding sequence ATGTTTCCGGATAAAATAGAAATTAAGGGAAATCAAGATACGCCCGGAGTTATTTTTGATAAAGACAATAATGTTTTTTTAATGACCGGTCGCTCATTTCCTGCTGATGCTGATTCCTTTTACCAACCATTATTAAAGTGGCTTGAAGACTTTAATAAGGCCGGTTTAACGAAAGCGGTTGAATTTGAAGTGAAATTGGAATATTTTAACACGGCATCGGCAAAAATGTTGTTAGATATTTTCTTTAAACTGGAAGATATCAGTGAAGCCGGGTTTGACATTGAAATACTTTGGTATTATTTGGAAGACGATGAAGATATGGAAGAAGCCGGAGAAGAATTTAACGATATTGTTGAAATAAATTTTGAGTTAATTGAATATGACACAATTGAATAA
- a CDS encoding S41 family peptidase, with protein MKKRINKRALIYISLFSIALLSVFSFKVLDDGDDFEIAKSFDIFHNVIREIRLFYVDDADISKLINESTTEFLEKLDPYTVFYSESQMEEYTFMTTGAYGGIGAMIIERNNALLLTNIHKNSPADKASLKVGDEIIAINGIKISEKNISEIKPLLKGEPGSKINISVKRFGSSKNIEKIITREKITLENIPHSEILDNKYAYVKLNAFKFGAGGEIKNKLAEMNSESELKGVILDLRGNPGGLLNEAVNIVSLFVGKGNEIVSTKGRISQWNYVYKAQREPVFPDIPVVILINSRSASASEIVAGALQDLDRAVIIGQRSFGKGLVQTTRKLSYNTRIKITTAKYYIPSGRCIQAIDYSHRNEDGSIGHIPDSLISEFKTKAGRTVFDGGGIIPDIKVPNDSLSSFTEQLIQNSIIFDFATKFFYENDSIKSAESFNISEKTYNDFTEYVINKNIRFNSESLVLADRLLKIAQKEKFNKDILKKTNDLRKCLVLNKNEALTLYKPQITPILNSEIIRRYYYNTGQIIFALKFDKELDEAKNILDNKDKYNLLLSGIND; from the coding sequence ATGAAAAAAAGAATTAATAAAAGAGCACTTATTTACATATCTCTTTTTTCAATAGCATTATTATCTGTTTTTAGTTTTAAAGTTTTAGACGATGGTGATGATTTCGAAATTGCAAAAAGTTTTGACATATTTCATAATGTAATTCGAGAAATTAGGCTTTTTTATGTTGATGATGCAGATATCAGCAAATTGATTAATGAAAGTACGACAGAGTTTTTGGAGAAACTTGATCCTTACACTGTTTTTTATTCCGAATCACAAATGGAAGAATACACATTTATGACAACCGGAGCATACGGAGGAATCGGAGCAATGATAATTGAACGGAATAACGCACTTTTATTAACAAATATTCACAAAAATTCTCCTGCAGATAAAGCAAGTTTAAAAGTCGGAGATGAAATTATTGCAATTAACGGTATTAAAATTTCCGAGAAAAACATTTCCGAAATCAAACCTTTACTTAAAGGAGAGCCGGGAAGTAAAATAAATATATCCGTAAAAAGATTCGGAAGTTCAAAAAATATAGAAAAAATCATTACCAGAGAAAAAATTACACTTGAAAATATTCCTCATTCCGAAATATTAGATAATAAGTACGCTTATGTAAAGTTAAATGCCTTTAAATTCGGGGCAGGCGGTGAAATTAAAAATAAACTTGCGGAAATGAATTCCGAATCAGAATTAAAAGGTGTAATTTTAGATTTAAGAGGAAACCCCGGCGGCTTACTGAATGAAGCAGTAAATATTGTCAGTTTATTTGTCGGAAAAGGCAACGAAATTGTTTCAACAAAAGGAAGAATTTCGCAGTGGAATTATGTTTACAAAGCACAACGTGAGCCTGTTTTTCCTGACATTCCGGTTGTAATATTGATAAACAGCAGGTCTGCATCTGCTTCAGAAATTGTTGCCGGAGCATTACAAGATCTTGACAGGGCAGTAATAATCGGACAAAGGTCTTTCGGAAAGGGGCTGGTTCAAACAACAAGAAAATTAAGTTATAACACAAGAATAAAAATTACTACCGCAAAATATTACATTCCGAGCGGAAGGTGTATTCAAGCAATAGATTATTCACACAGAAATGAAGACGGAAGTATCGGCCACATCCCCGATTCATTAATTTCAGAGTTTAAAACAAAAGCCGGAAGAACTGTTTTTGACGGCGGAGGAATTATTCCGGATATTAAAGTTCCGAATGACAGCCTAAGCAGTTTTACGGAACAATTAATTCAAAACAGTATTATCTTTGATTTTGCAACAAAGTTTTTTTATGAAAACGACTCAATAAAAAGTGCTGAGAGCTTTAATATTTCAGAAAAAACATATAATGATTTTACGGAATATGTTATTAATAAAAATATACGCTTTAACTCCGAAAGCTTAGTTTTAGCGGACAGACTGTTAAAAATAGCACAAAAAGAGAAATTCAATAAGGATATTTTGAAAAAAACAAATGACTTAAGAAAGTGCTTGGTTCTAAATAAAAACGAAGCCTTAACTTTATATAAGCCTCAAATTACGCCCATACTTAATTCAGAAATAATTCGTCGTTATTACTATAATACAGGGCAAATAATTTTCGCACTGAAATTTGACAAAGAACTTGATGAGGCAAAAAATATTTTAGACAACAAAGACAAGTACAACTTATTATTGTCCGGTATTAATGATTAA
- a CDS encoding acyl-CoA dehydrogenase family protein translates to MITDYLNTDELLTDEHKLIRTSIKDWVNKEVKPVIDEANHKHKALHYLTKQMGELGALGSFIPEKYGGAGLDQIAYGIIMQELERGDTSIRSTASVQSSLVMYPIYEFGTEEQKQKYLPKLASGEIVGAFGLTEPNHGSDPGSMETKFSDKGDYYLLNGAKMWITNSPVCDIAIVWAKNEERKVKGLIVERNMQGFTTPETHKKWSLRASSTGELVFDNVKVPKKNLLPNISGLKGPMMCLNSARYGIAWGVLGAGFDCFNTALQYSLERRQFKKPIASFQLTQKKLAEMLTELTSAQLMALRVGQLKNEDKATPAQISMVKRNNVNTALKVARESRQILGAMGISGDYPVMRHMMNLESVITYEGTHDIHLLITGMDITGIASFK, encoded by the coding sequence ATGATTACGGATTATCTGAATACAGACGAATTATTAACTGACGAACACAAATTAATAAGAACATCAATTAAAGACTGGGTTAACAAAGAAGTTAAGCCGGTTATTGATGAAGCCAATCATAAACACAAAGCACTGCATTATCTTACAAAACAAATGGGAGAACTCGGTGCATTGGGTTCCTTTATCCCTGAAAAATACGGCGGTGCCGGGTTAGACCAAATTGCATACGGAATAATTATGCAGGAACTTGAAAGAGGTGATACATCAATTCGCTCAACGGCATCCGTACAATCTTCCTTGGTTATGTACCCGATTTATGAATTCGGAACAGAGGAGCAAAAGCAAAAATATTTACCGAAGTTAGCAAGTGGTGAAATTGTCGGAGCATTCGGCTTGACAGAACCTAATCACGGCTCTGACCCCGGAAGCATGGAAACAAAATTTTCCGACAAAGGAGATTACTATTTATTGAACGGAGCAAAAATGTGGATTACAAACTCTCCGGTTTGTGATATTGCAATTGTTTGGGCAAAAAATGAAGAAAGAAAAGTAAAAGGGTTAATTGTCGAAAGAAATATGCAAGGATTTACAACTCCGGAAACTCATAAAAAGTGGTCTTTAAGAGCATCTTCAACGGGAGAGCTTGTTTTTGACAATGTAAAAGTTCCGAAAAAAAACCTTCTGCCGAATATTTCCGGACTAAAAGGACCTATGATGTGTTTAAATTCTGCAAGATACGGAATTGCATGGGGTGTTTTGGGTGCCGGTTTTGATTGCTTTAATACGGCATTACAATATTCATTAGAAAGAAGACAATTTAAAAAACCGATTGCAAGTTTTCAATTAACACAAAAAAAATTGGCAGAAATGCTCACGGAACTAACCTCTGCACAATTAATGGCATTAAGAGTCGGGCAATTAAAAAATGAAGATAAAGCAACTCCTGCACAAATATCAATGGTTAAAAGGAACAATGTTAATACGGCTTTAAAGGTTGCAAGAGAAAGTAGACAAATTCTCGGAGCAATGGGAATTTCCGGCGACTATCCCGTAATGCGACACATGATGAATTTAGAATCAGTCATTACTTACGAAGGAACACACGATATTCATTTGCTCATTACCGGTATGGATATTACCGGAATAGCATCATTTAAATAA
- a CDS encoding DUF1987 domain-containing protein, whose protein sequence is MEVLLYESKDLLPGILLDKQSGTFQITGHSCPEDASEFFEPVFSWFDKYKENPLKSTTLEFKMAYFNTVSAKVFYLIMSKMEDLSFSGHDVKIRWFYPEGDEDLEEAGQEFENILDLEFECISVTNEDEEDNIEDYFDDID, encoded by the coding sequence GTGGAAGTATTATTATACGAATCAAAAGATTTATTACCGGGTATATTGTTAGATAAACAATCAGGAACATTCCAAATTACGGGACACTCCTGTCCCGAAGATGCAAGTGAGTTTTTCGAGCCGGTATTTAGCTGGTTTGATAAGTATAAAGAAAACCCTTTGAAAAGTACAACCTTAGAGTTTAAAATGGCATATTTTAATACTGTGTCTGCAAAAGTTTTTTATTTAATTATGTCCAAAATGGAAGATTTGTCTTTTTCCGGGCATGATGTAAAAATAAGATGGTTTTACCCTGAAGGCGATGAAGATTTAGAGGAGGCGGGACAAGAGTTTGAAAACATTCTTGATTTAGAATTTGAATGTATTTCTGTTACAAATGAAGATGAAGAAGATAATATTGAAGATTATTTTGATGATATAGATTAA
- a CDS encoding uroporphyrinogen-III synthase, which produces MKIKKILVSQPKPQNEKSPYFDLAKKYNVDIDFIPFIEVLGHDVRVFRQQKVNILEHSAVIMTSKTAVDNYFRLAEEMRLTIPVAMKFFCVTESIAYYLQKYITYRKRKIFYSEKTFDELMAIMSKHKNEKFLLPVAKIHKPTIAKKLKKEGFSFTKAVMYETVSADLSNLSDIYYDVIVFFSPAGISSLFDNFPKFEQNGKIIASLGKTTANAVKKAGLRLDINAPTKEYPSMTMAIEKFIAENNK; this is translated from the coding sequence TTGAAAATAAAAAAAATTTTAGTTTCACAGCCAAAGCCCCAAAATGAAAAGTCTCCCTATTTCGATTTAGCAAAAAAATACAATGTAGATATTGATTTTATTCCTTTTATTGAGGTTCTGGGGCATGACGTAAGGGTATTCAGACAACAAAAAGTTAATATTCTGGAACATTCAGCTGTTATAATGACAAGCAAAACGGCAGTTGATAACTATTTCAGGCTTGCAGAAGAAATGAGATTAACAATTCCTGTTGCAATGAAGTTTTTTTGTGTAACAGAAAGTATTGCTTATTATCTGCAAAAATATATTACATACAGAAAAAGGAAGATTTTTTATTCAGAAAAGACTTTTGATGAGTTAATGGCAATTATGTCTAAACACAAGAATGAAAAGTTCCTACTTCCGGTTGCAAAAATTCATAAACCGACAATTGCAAAAAAGCTAAAAAAAGAGGGGTTTAGCTTTACAAAAGCTGTTATGTATGAAACCGTAAGTGCCGACCTTTCAAACCTATCAGATATTTATTATGATGTTATAGTCTTTTTCAGTCCGGCAGGAATAAGTTCTTTATTTGATAACTTCCCGAAATTTGAACAAAACGGCAAAATAATAGCATCCTTAGGAAAAACAACGGCAAATGCCGTAAAAAAAGCCGGGTTACGCTTAGATATTAATGCTCCTACAAAAGAATATCCTTCAATGACTATGGCTATTGAGAAATTTATAGCAGAAAATAATAAATGA
- a CDS encoding ribonuclease P protein component, giving the protein MTKNKQSFSKKEKVKSKKEVSRIFSDGIFFYSDLLSVGVAESNDKNQMCHKFAASVPKKLFKSAVKRNKIKRLIRESLRLNKQIFSENVKQKKTFYNLMFIYKSRKITTFHTVQKGVILLLKKISEY; this is encoded by the coding sequence ATGACAAAAAACAAACAATCTTTTTCAAAAAAAGAAAAAGTAAAAAGCAAAAAAGAGGTGTCCCGTATTTTTTCAGACGGGATATTTTTTTATTCTGATTTATTATCTGTCGGGGTTGCTGAAAGTAACGATAAAAATCAAATGTGTCATAAATTTGCCGCGAGTGTTCCGAAAAAGCTTTTTAAATCGGCAGTAAAAAGAAATAAAATAAAGCGACTTATTCGTGAGTCTTTAAGATTAAACAAACAGATTTTTTCTGAGAATGTTAAACAAAAAAAAACATTCTATAATTTAATGTTTATTTATAAAAGCAGAAAAATTACAACATTTCACACCGTTCAAAAAGGTGTTATCCTTTTACTAAAAAAAATATCCGAATATTAA
- a CDS encoding serpin family protein codes for MMKYQKVIFITVFALLFFKIGTAQNFSTQVENNNRFCFDLYNYIETDNKNLFISPFSVSSALAMTYEGAKEKTRKEMAKVLRFPDNKEQINQSFKDIIDRTQNSKDKKKYTFNIANSLWAQNDFEFLDSFFTTIKKYYNAPVESVNFKDEKEREKARLKINKWVSKKTNKKINDLLDKSALDNDTKLVLVNAVYFIAEWSKAFNKKLTKPDVFYTQQGSVNKDFMHTSSRMKYIHAGNIQLLEIPYKNEKASMIILLPDKVSQFYAVKKRLNNNYFESLLKKAEFRNVSLSLPKFKIEYKNDLAKILLKAGMKRAFSNNADFSGMTCEKNLKIDKIIHQTFINVDESGTEAAAATAVVMKRITSINPNENVIFKANKPFIFVIKEKSTGSILFIGQLVK; via the coding sequence ATGATGAAATATCAAAAAGTAATATTTATAACAGTCTTTGCATTACTGTTTTTTAAAATCGGAACGGCACAAAACTTTTCAACGCAAGTTGAGAATAATAACCGGTTTTGTTTTGATTTATATAATTATATTGAAACAGACAATAAAAATTTGTTTATTTCTCCTTTCAGCGTTTCTTCTGCATTGGCGATGACCTATGAAGGAGCAAAAGAAAAAACGCGAAAAGAAATGGCAAAAGTTCTTCGTTTTCCTGATAATAAAGAGCAAATAAATCAAAGCTTTAAAGACATTATTGACAGGACTCAAAATTCAAAAGATAAAAAGAAATATACGTTTAATATTGCAAATTCTTTATGGGCACAAAATGATTTTGAATTTTTAGATTCTTTTTTCACCACAATTAAAAAATATTATAATGCACCTGTTGAGTCTGTAAACTTTAAAGATGAAAAAGAAAGAGAAAAGGCAAGACTTAAAATTAACAAATGGGTCTCAAAAAAAACAAATAAAAAAATAAATGATTTATTAGACAAAAGTGCGTTAGATAATGACACAAAACTTGTTTTGGTTAATGCTGTATATTTCATTGCCGAATGGAGTAAAGCATTTAACAAAAAGCTTACAAAACCTGACGTTTTTTACACACAGCAAGGCTCTGTAAACAAAGACTTTATGCACACAAGTTCGCGAATGAAATATATTCATGCAGGCAACATTCAATTATTAGAAATTCCGTATAAAAATGAAAAAGCTTCAATGATAATTTTATTACCGGATAAAGTTTCGCAATTCTATGCAGTTAAAAAAAGGTTAAATAACAATTATTTTGAAAGTTTATTAAAAAAAGCGGAATTCCGAAATGTCAGTTTGTCTTTACCAAAATTTAAAATTGAATATAAAAACGATTTAGCAAAAATATTACTTAAAGCCGGAATGAAAAGAGCTTTTTCAAATAATGCCGATTTTTCCGGAATGACTTGCGAGAAAAACCTTAAAATAGATAAAATTATTCACCAAACATTTATTAATGTTGACGAATCCGGGACAGAAGCGGCAGCAGCAACAGCTGTTGTTATGAAAAGAATTACTTCAATAAACCCGAATGAGAATGTTATATTTAAGGCAAACAAACCTTTTATTTTCGTAATTAAAGAAAAATCAACCGGAAGCATATTATTTATCGGACAACTTGTTAAGTAG
- a CDS encoding peptidylprolyl isomerase, with amino-acid sequence MKIKLYDETPKHKKNFLKLASEGFFNDLLFHRVIKDFMIQGGDPDSKNATQGTMLGNGGPGYQIEAEFNDSLFHKKGVIAAAREGDRINPEKKSSGSQFYIVQGKKYTDEELNYMEEQSSAQSYILNHEDIFMQLQELQNKRDNSAIDKLFDDVINKKDFVLIKIPDFKRTAYKEIGGTPFLDNNYTVFGEVIEGLDVIDKIANAQTDKNDRPTKDIKMKIKLVKE; translated from the coding sequence ATGAAAATTAAACTTTACGATGAAACACCGAAGCATAAAAAAAACTTCTTAAAACTTGCAAGCGAAGGTTTTTTTAATGACTTATTATTCCATCGAGTAATCAAAGATTTTATGATTCAGGGCGGAGATCCTGATTCAAAAAATGCAACACAAGGAACAATGCTCGGAAACGGAGGTCCCGGTTATCAAATAGAGGCAGAGTTTAATGACTCTTTGTTCCATAAAAAAGGTGTAATTGCTGCAGCAAGAGAAGGAGACAGAATAAACCCCGAAAAAAAATCTTCAGGTTCTCAGTTTTATATTGTTCAAGGAAAAAAATATACAGACGAAGAGTTAAATTATATGGAAGAGCAATCATCTGCACAAAGCTATATTTTAAACCACGAAGATATTTTTATGCAACTGCAAGAATTACAAAATAAAAGAGATAATAGTGCAATTGATAAGCTTTTTGATGATGTTATAAATAAAAAAGATTTTGTTTTAATTAAAATTCCTGATTTTAAAAGAACTGCCTATAAAGAAATCGGAGGAACACCGTTTTTAGATAATAATTATACGGTTTTCGGAGAAGTTATTGAGGGGTTGGATGTTATTGATAAAATTGCAAATGCACAAACAGACAAAAACGACAGACCTACAAAAGATATCAAAATGAAAATCAAACTTGTAAAGGAGTAA
- the pheS gene encoding phenylalanine--tRNA ligase subunit alpha, whose protein sequence is MLEKAKELLKEAEKFISSDTEKIEEFRIKFLSKKGGLVTELFKEFKSVPNEQKKEFGQVLNKLKNNVVDKVNQLKAEIKSKNTVKIGLDLSLPGGTQVPGSRHPISIVRNEIIEIFTRLGFTISEGPEIEDDLHVFSALNFPPEHPARDMQDTFFIEQNPDILLRTHTSSVQVRVMDNEKPPIRTISPGRVFRNEAISARAHCIFHQIEGLYIDENVSFADLKQTLEYFAKELFGQNTKIRLRPSYFPFTEPSAEVDVSCSLCGGKGCNVCKYTGWLEILGCGMVDPNVLESNNIDSEKYTGFAFGMGIERITMLKYGIKDLRLFFENDLRFLKQFK, encoded by the coding sequence ATGTTAGAAAAAGCAAAAGAACTATTAAAAGAAGCAGAAAAATTTATCTCTTCCGATACTGAAAAAATTGAAGAGTTCAGAATTAAATTCCTCTCAAAAAAAGGTGGTTTGGTAACTGAATTATTTAAAGAATTTAAAAGTGTTCCTAACGAACAAAAAAAAGAATTCGGGCAAGTTTTAAATAAGCTTAAAAATAATGTTGTTGACAAAGTTAACCAATTAAAAGCCGAGATTAAATCAAAAAATACGGTAAAAATAGGGTTAGACTTAAGTTTGCCCGGCGGAACACAAGTGCCGGGTTCAAGGCATCCCATTTCAATTGTGCGAAATGAAATTATTGAAATATTTACTCGTCTCGGCTTTACTATTTCAGAAGGTCCGGAAATTGAAGATGATTTGCATGTTTTTTCGGCATTAAACTTTCCTCCGGAGCATCCGGCAAGAGATATGCAAGATACTTTCTTTATTGAACAAAACCCGGATATTTTGCTTAGAACTCACACATCCTCCGTACAAGTCAGAGTTATGGATAATGAGAAACCTCCGATCAGAACAATTTCTCCGGGAAGAGTTTTCAGAAACGAAGCGATTTCTGCTCGAGCACATTGTATTTTTCATCAAATTGAAGGTCTGTATATTGACGAAAATGTTTCATTTGCCGATTTAAAACAAACTCTCGAATATTTTGCAAAAGAATTGTTCGGACAGAATACAAAAATCAGGTTACGCCCGTCCTACTTTCCGTTTACCGAACCTTCCGCAGAAGTTGATGTTTCTTGTTCTTTATGCGGCGGAAAAGGCTGTAATGTTTGTAAATATACCGGTTGGTTAGAAATACTCGGTTGCGGAATGGTTGATCCGAATGTTCTTGAATCAAATAATATCGACAGTGAAAAATATACCGGTTTTGCATTCGGAATGGGAATTGAAAGAATTACTATGCTGAAATACGGCATTAAAGACTTACGTTTATTTTTTGAAAACGATTTGCGTTTTTTGAAACAATTCAAATAG
- a CDS encoding aminotransferase class I/II-fold pyridoxal phosphate-dependent enzyme — MRKKIIELEKISKELEPDLSVRSAWNKNVINYADKFLDSVNEINTFNKYAEAEINKIDFGINENPSDIESVLKQVEKDIDFPGLNPASGGHLGYIPGGGTFATSLGDYLAAVFNKYAGIYYAGPGAVKLENTLIRWMCELVGFPQSSLGNLTSGGSIATLIAVTTARDTKNITSKKTEKSVIYLTEQVHHSANKAIKIAGLREAIIRYIPVVDSFKMDYVKLKLSVKEDITSGLIPFLIIASAGTTDTGAVDPLDEIADIASKHNIWLHTDAAYGGFFLLLDSLKSKFKGIEKSDSVTIDPHKGLFLSYGLGAVLMKDVNALNETHSYQANYMQDLIETPNEPSPADLSPELTKHFRGLRMWLPLKLYGLKPFKAALEEKILLTHYFYEEVQKIGFEVGPFPDLSVMIYRYVPKTGNADSFNLQIIEEVKKDGRVFLSSTRIKGEVWLRLAVLSFRTRLSTIDLALKILDKTIRKLF, encoded by the coding sequence ATGAGAAAAAAAATTATTGAACTTGAAAAAATTTCAAAAGAACTTGAGCCTGATTTATCTGTTCGGTCTGCTTGGAATAAAAATGTTATAAATTATGCCGATAAGTTTTTAGATTCTGTAAATGAAATAAATACATTTAACAAATATGCCGAAGCCGAAATTAACAAAATTGACTTTGGAATCAACGAAAACCCTTCAGACATTGAAAGTGTTTTAAAGCAAGTTGAAAAAGACATTGACTTCCCCGGTTTAAACCCGGCATCCGGCGGACATCTCGGGTATATTCCCGGAGGAGGGACATTTGCAACATCTCTCGGAGATTATTTAGCTGCTGTTTTTAACAAATATGCCGGAATTTATTACGCCGGACCCGGAGCAGTTAAGTTGGAAAATACATTAATCAGGTGGATGTGTGAGCTTGTCGGTTTTCCGCAATCTTCTCTCGGAAACCTAACCTCAGGCGGTTCAATTGCAACATTAATTGCTGTAACAACTGCCCGAGATACAAAAAACATTACAAGTAAAAAAACAGAAAAGTCTGTTATTTATCTTACTGAACAGGTTCACCACTCTGCAAATAAAGCAATAAAAATTGCAGGTTTAAGAGAGGCGATTATAAGATATATTCCTGTTGTTGACAGCTTTAAGATGGATTACGTAAAGTTAAAGTTGTCAGTTAAGGAAGATATTACCTCCGGGCTAATTCCTTTTTTGATAATAGCTTCTGCAGGAACAACAGATACGGGAGCCGTTGACCCGCTTGATGAAATTGCAGACATAGCCTCAAAGCATAACATTTGGTTACACACAGATGCAGCATATGGCGGATTTTTTTTGTTGCTTGACTCGTTAAAAAGTAAATTTAAGGGTATTGAAAAATCTGATTCCGTAACCATTGACCCGCATAAAGGGCTGTTTTTGTCTTATGGTTTAGGGGCTGTTTTAATGAAAGATGTTAATGCGTTGAATGAAACCCACAGCTATCAGGCAAATTATATGCAAGATTTAATTGAAACACCGAATGAACCTTCTCCTGCGGATCTTTCTCCGGAACTGACGAAGCATTTCAGAGGATTAAGGATGTGGTTACCGCTGAAATTATACGGACTGAAACCTTTTAAGGCTGCTTTGGAAGAAAAAATATTACTGACACACTATTTCTATGAAGAGGTTCAAAAAATAGGTTTTGAAGTCGGTCCTTTTCCCGACTTGTCGGTAATGATTTATCGATACGTTCCCAAAACAGGAAATGCCGACAGTTTTAATCTTCAAATTATCGAAGAAGTTAAAAAAGACGGACGCGTGTTTTTATCCTCAACAAGAATAAAAGGAGAGGTTTGGTTGCGGCTTGCGGTTTTAAGTTTCAGAACTCGCTTATCAACAATTGACTTGGCACTTAAAATTTTAGATAAAACAATAAGAAAACTTTTCTAA